The genomic window ctttcccatgcgcttgttgatttctgcatcgagagacaggttactggtgatagttgagcctaggtaggtgaactcttgaaccacttccagagcgtggtcgccaatattgatggatggagcatttctgatgtcctgtcccatgatgttccttttcttgaggctgatggttaggccaaattcgttgcaggcggccgcaatcctgtcgatgagtctctgcagacactcttctgtgtgagatgttaatgcagcatcatcagcaaagaggagttccctgatgaggactttccgtactttggtcttcgctcttagacgggtaaggttgaacaacctgccaccagctcttgtgtggaggaaaattccttcttctgaagacttgaacgcatgtgagagcagcagggcgaagaagatcccaaacagtgtaggtgcgagaacacagccctgtttcatgccactcaggataggaaaggggtctgatgaggcactgctatgctgaattgtgcctttcatattgtcatggaatgaggtgatgatacttagtagctttgttggacacccaatcttttctagtagtctgaagagaccacgtctgctgacgaggtcaaaggctttggtgagatcaatgaatgcaacgtagaggggcatctgttgttcacggcatttctcctgtagctgacgaagggagaacagcatgtcaatggtggatctctctgctcgaaagccacactgtgcctcagggtagacgcgctcaaccAGCTTACCAGATTTACCACTGCAAAATTATATTGAACAAAACTCagttggactgaagtttgaaacTTGGAGGGTATCGGTTTCAGGCACATCACCCTCAATACCAGACTTTGTTCCCACCTGAGTCCATTCATCATTGATGCATGACATAGTCTTTAAATCAGACAGGTAATCGATGAGGTCTCAGTGATCTTCCCTGTGGATCTTGCAGTATTGATCTTGGCTGTGCTTAATTTGGCTGAGCTGCTTCTTGAGTTGTCGCAGGCAAGAAGTCATCAAAGTCGTCTTCATCACtttcttctggaattgttttagcatTGACTTTTTTAGAAGAaggttacatttctcttcacaatgtagtttCCTCTCTTGCCAATCATCATGCTTCCTTTTCTCTAAACTACCGTAAACGCTTTTGGTCAAATGGTGACTTAATTTTCAATGTTTTCTCTTGCCAAACCAGGACTTTGTCTCCTTCTTTTATCTTGCTATCTTTTGCATGCATCCGCCAGTTTGCATGTGTTTTTATCTTTTTGACTCCTGTTTCTGTCCCTCAAGCTTTCTTTTGAGTGCATGTAGAGTAGGCGTGAATTGTGGCAGTCCGCACTTTATCTGTCTTCTGTTCAGAGCGACGCTTTGCAATCTATTTGTGGTCGCTTGAGAAGCCCTGTAGGCTCTCAGAAATTTAAGGAGTTGtttccagctctttccttcagCGTGAGCTGTTCGTATGATTTTCAATAAGGTGCGATTAAAACATTCCACCTCTCCATTCGCTCTTGACCATAAGGGTGTGATTCTTCGATAGTTGAATCCTAAATGGGTATCAAATTTGGTGAATTCATGACCGTTAAACGATGGGCTGTTGTCTGTTGTTACTGTATCAGGTATCCATTGTCTTGCGAATACAGCATCAAATTTGggtagagttgctcttgcagatgtCGATGTTGCCTTTGGGGACTGCTGCTAAAGAAGTCTTGATGAGCTGCTGCAGTTCATACTACAGATAACACTGGAGGGCTGGATAGCACTGGTTCTTTCACTacctgctgcaagcccagtctggcagctatgtctttCAGGACTCAGACAGCTTGGTCAAAAGCGGTACAaccaagctactcttggtgatggacattgaagtcccccacccagagtgcattctgtgcccttactactctcagtgcttcctccaaatggtgaagGAGTACTAATTCAGTAGATGAGCGATTGTGGTAGATGGTGATTGCAGGACGTTTCCTTGCCTAGGTTTGATCTGAAGCTATGAAATTTCATTGAGAATCAATATTGAGGACTCTCCAGGCCAACCCCTTCCCCgtcccactacccccccccccccccgccccccaccactgaatccctcacccctcccaccccctcaactccccatcacccctcacccccccactccccgccaccccccAACTCCACCGactctcccaccaccaccctcctggcATATTGTACATACGAAATCAGTTGATATTTGACCTTTACATTTCAATTCTTAATTCAAGGCATATTTTTAAGAATGACAGACAACATCGCAGACTTTATTTTTAAAGGAAACTTCTATATCAAAAATCACATCGAAAAGTTTTTGCAAATGTTATACAAACTACAGCAGTATAAAGCAGTTAATGCCCAGCAAAACATTGGACGTTGGAAGTTAAGAACACCAAAGACAGTACAACACCACTAAGAACATGAAGCAGTAAGTAGCTTTGGAATAAGAAATCGGACAATCTCCCAAATATGTCATTTTCTGGAAACTATTGTTGGATCAGAAAATAAACCTTGCAAATTACTGATATCTGCACATATTCTATCCACAAGTATTTTATTTTGTCTAGTTATATAAATACCATTTGAATGAATGACATCAGGGCGTTGGTAAATGCCATCAGTCATAGAAAAAAAAGAATTAGAAGCAGTTAAAATAAAACAGGTTGTTGAAATTTTATCTTTGAGAATTCAGTCTAATTTCTCCCCACACTCTCAAGAGAAAGAAATGCTTAGGTTGCTTCCACTTGAAGTGGTGATCTCTGGCTTTGCGGTGCTGTATGAATCTGGGCCCTTCGGTGTCTCCTGTGAAAATTATATGTACACATGTAATGTAATATTGCAGTTAGGTGGTCTGTTATGATGCATTGTTCTTTTCTTCACATTCTGGAGGTTTGGGTGGTGTTTCTGATGGGGCTCCTTCTTCTGCTCCTTCATCTGGGATCAGATCACGAATAAGAGGAATAATTATAAATATTTATATCTCAGTTACTTATTGCTTTAAATATATCATTGTGACTACTGATTTTTTAATTTGAAAACAAATAATGTGCTTTCTTTCAAATATTTATGACCAAGATTGATGCAAGTTTTGTTGACGTAATCTTAACAATATTGTCTTAATATTTCAGAGATGCTGTGGTGCCCAGTTTAATTTTTGCAAAAGCCCTACTTTTTATATCTAATATCCCTCTTAATCACGTAGAAACGTACATGTGTTGAATTTGTTTTGGTAGGATTGATTTAGAAGTTCATATATTTTTGTTTACCCTTCTTATTTAGGAAAGCCTTCATGAAGGAGGCCTATCTGCTTGATTTAGTGTTGTATAGATGCAGCTACTTGACTTTCTGTGAACAAATGGTCATTTGTATCTTAACAAATTTGTAGATGAGGACAGAATTACCCAAAACCTAAATTATATGTGAAGAGAACTTCTAACCCGTGTCAATCCACCTGCTCTTAAATCATGAGTTGTATTGTTGGATACTGATATCTCATTGATGGCCTTAATATACTAGATCTTTTACACTACATTCACACTCGTACCAGCTTAAATATGGTGTAAAGATTCCAGGACAGATTTGCTGAATCGGAGATATCTTACTTGATTTCAATGAGATCCATCAAAGTGATAGTAGAGTGAGGAGAACAGCAGAACTGGCACAATGCTCCACTTTTCAAAGCGTATTTATATCTATCTAGCAACGCAAAGGGAAATCTCTAAAGGCTGTGTAACATATGCAGCCAGACTACATTGGTCCATCTAGCTCTTTGTGAAATTCCAAGGATCATTATATTTATGCAAGCATCTATTCAGTATGTGGCTCAGCACTTACCCTACATTTGGAGAAGTGCTGCGTGCCTTGGATGAAGCCAGTGTGTGGCTCATATAACTTGCCGGTTTAATTGGGTAGCGTCATTCAAGGAGAATTTTAAGTAAAAAGACAAGTATAATAAAGGCATGAAGATGTTAAATTACTTAGATCACACCAAAGAGTGGGTCAGACTATGGTCTGTTATACCAGTTTAGTGCTGCTTATTAGCAAAATTATACCAAGAGGAATTTAATAGCACTTTCATCTTTTCAAACCGTGATATGTGAATGAGGTATAAAGTTATAAGGAGAGAAGATTATTTAGGGAAATTCACTTATTGGTACTGTGGGCTAGTGCCATGAATCCAATCACTTTTTTCTCAAggaaaaacaaaagggaaaagCTTTAAACATTTAGTAGTTGAGGGAATGGCAAGGCAGGTATTTTGGCCAAGATAATGCCTGTTCCCAAGCTTTTCCCAATTCACTCCTAAGCAAACCACACAATAATGCATGGAGGGGACTAAGGGACTCTTCTTCccattttctatctctctctggcctctgactCCCTATGATATGAGCAGTGTTAGGAATTTGGGATTCAGGAATCATAAACCTGCATCATTACACATTAACAATATAGCACATTGGAACATCATCAAGTGCATCATAGCATCTAATTCCCCTTATTGTGCTCTAAACACATAGTTAAAGTAAACAGAAAAGGTATATTTGAATTATCTGTAATAATTCAATGATATAGTTAAAAGCTCAGTTGCTGAAATTATTTTTGCAAAGTATTGACTTTATATTTGCACTTAGATAGTAGCTACTGTAAGAACATCAACTACAGGACATTCTTGGATGAAATCTCTACCTGTCCTTATGGATAGTTCTGACAGTTTGTGTGGTAAATCAGCTGAATTGGCTCCTGTTGGAGAACCAAGGATATCAGGTAAGGCATTTCTGCGGCCTGTCCGTCCTGATGAGACAAAATCTGTGACAACAGGCTCCACATCAGTCATTTCTGAGTTGTCTCCTCATAGCAACAGCTGAAAGGAAATAAGGAGAATTGTAAAGTAATGGCACTTGATGCTTATTCTTCTCCTCAAGCCAGACTAAAAGCACTAACCTGCTCCAAGCCCACATTTCATAATCTATTGATAACTTATCTTATGCCTGTCACTGTTTGACACTCAAATCATCCGTATTCACTCAAGAGACATTACGGTAGATTTTGATTTCGTGCACTAGCCCATTTTATATccttcctgatttttatttccagtgACTTCAAATGTCAGCTGCAGATTCATGATCACACAAAGATTTATTTTACCCATTCCATTTCACGTGGAAAGGGTGAGAAATGGAACTGCCTGTTTCTTGCAGCTTAGTGGCATTATTTGTTTTTATGGAAAAGTCTGAGTCTAAACTGTCTTGTCCAAATTACCTGGCGGCAAATGTTCAACGGGAGAAATATTTCCCAAATAAATCAGGAGATTGTGACAGGTGTGTGGAGTTTAGAGCCTGGGTCAATTTGTTCATTCAGCTAGACCAACTAAATAAAACTGTAAATAAAAAACTAAAATCAGCATACAATACTTTTATGACACAGCTCTCTGCTTCAGTTGGACTTGAAGATCTCCTGAAATCAGTGCTATGGGCAGTTATGACAGATACCTGTCTCTGTATAAACTAGCTTGTAAGACACATCTTTAGTACATGCTCCTTAAGACTTCTGGGTGAACATTATGGGCTGAAATATCATtttgggggtgggaaacaggagctgggactgtttccaagtCCCGACCCCACCCCCAGGGAGTAACAGTCCCATTTGGGATTTTGACCGGGgctcccccttaattggcatggaggaaacaggttccctgtccaattaaaggTGACAGGCGGACTCTTGAAatcggagggccaatcagaggcatttcagcttgagaggagcagccggCTGCAGtaaatggtaagtaactgagagggcgcttcaacatggaAGCTCCTTCtcaccaattaaaaaaaaaaatcaattaaaagCAGAGAAAGCAGCTAGGATTTCCACAGTGGGGGGGATCCCCTCTACAGAGCAGACTTTGGCTGCACCCCCatgcaggcaggcagggagggcctgtaggcctgtctggagcactgcaccagcctgccactgggtgcccacCTCGAGGCAGTTGAGCTGTCCCCTGTCATGACAGGATACTGGAGAACAACTGGAAAATCCTTATCAACCTCCCTTAACAGCCCTTATCAAGGTTCTAAATAAGCTTAATTGGTTTCCTATCTCATTGGGGGCTGGCAGCCCTGTGGGCCCTGAACCAGCCTCGGCCAAAATGGCCAACGCTGGGAACACAGTTAGAAAACTGGCACGCCAGCCAGTGCTGGTATTTTCAAGCTCCTTCCACCTTCATTCCTGACCGCAGTGGGGCCTGAAAATACTGCCCTATGTCAGCTGAAGACCTGAACAAGAATTCAATATACAAACTGGAACTTTTAGAAAGTTTTAAGAAATAAGTTAAAATATGTAATTCATTAAAGGATAATGATGCTCATATTTCTTATTCTAATTTACCTGATATATATTTTACAATATAGGCTTTCCTTTTAAAACTGACATACTGCTTTTAATTTTATCAGCTCACATCGTTGACAGTTTTCTTGGTGCTGGCATAAAGCCCTTTTTCTGCTCTTCATAAGAAGGTTAAAAACACCTACTGCTGATTCTAAAACTGCTGTATAATCCCCTTTCATGCTTACTGCATGTGTTAGAAGGCAAGTGTCTTTTGATACTAACGTGGTTTGAAAACCATGAAAGTTGATAGTAATGAATTATTCAGCTGGCTCTACTGTGTTCCATAGTCAGGGAAAACAGCTCTAGTATGTGAATTTAACCAGACTTTCATAGAGATTTTTTAGCTGGTTTCCAAAAGCTGGTAAATTAAAAATTCTCCCAATTTCAGTATCTCCAAGATGGATACAGTTACACAAATCTGAAACCTTCATGTTTTGTATTGGCTACCTGAGAAAAAGCTCAATGAACCAGCAGTGATCCTTTTTAATATGAGAAAAGTTGACAAATGTTCTTCTGGTTACTTGGAGCTGTCTAAACTTCAGTTAAACTGGAAAGCTGAAGTGATGCAAAGCCAAGAGGCCACTTTACACCCAAAGCTGAACTTTGATCTAACATTGATTTTGCTGCATAGTCAAAACTGGCTTACAGTAATGTAAAATTTATAGTAAAGCTTCCCTATTGGAAGATCTAGGGACATTTGGCACTTGTTACACAACAAAACATTATAtacaagtatatatatatatatatatatatatatacataaatatATTTAGAGCTGTCACAATACTATGTTTTTAAGTTGTCATATCATTTTTGATGGCTGGGCCTTGTGTTGTGCAATCCTGATGCAAGATCATGTTTTGTCTATATCTTACTATAAATCAGAATATTTAGAGTGAACTTCTTAGTTCAAAATATTGACTGAAAGGATTTCTGGAGCAAGCTGGCCAATAATGTTAGTCCCACCTAATAAGAAACAATAATGACATTATAGTGCAGCAGTATCTCAATAATACTGGAagagatgctaccttccatgacggtgcttctgatatgacctcctttttcctcaaccgaggatttccccccactgtggttgacagggccctcaaccgtgtccgacccattccccgcacttctaccctcaccccttcccctccctcccagaaccgtgacagggttccccttgtcctcacttttcatcccaccagcctccatatccaaaggatcatcctccgccattttcgccacctccagcgtgatgccactaccagtcgcatcttcccctcccttcccctgtcagcattccgaagggatcgttccctccgcgacaccctggtccactcctccattacccccaccacctcgtccccgtcccagggcaccttcccttgcaatcgcaggaggtgtaatacctgcccatttacctcctctctcctcactatcccaggccccaaacactcctttcaggtgaagcagcgatttacttgtacttctttcaatgtagtatactgtattcgctgctcacagtgtggtctcctctacattggggagaccaagcgcagactgggtgaccgctttgcggaacatctccgctcagtccgcaagcaggaccctgagcttccggttgcttgccatttcaacactcccccctgctctcatgctcacatctctgtcctgggattgctgcagtgttccagtgaacatcaacgcaagctcgaggaacagcatctcatctaccgattaggcacactacagcctgccggactgaacattgagttcaataatttcagagcatgacagccccccactttactttcatttttagtcatttttagttattttttcttcctttttttttttgcattcctttttacattttttgcatttatttcatttcatcttagtttgttcagtttgcttacccactgtttttttcaggttgtttttcttcaggtttgcacttgctgatgttctatattcagtatattcacacctaatctgtactaatgctttgtctttcaaaacaccattaacatattgtttgcctttgctctgtgaccttttggtcagcaatgtggcctggtccaatctgcaccttctcctttgttatctcttgcccaacccccacctcacttgtttataatctgtgacttttctaatatttgtcagttccgaagaagggtcactgacccgaaacgttaactctgcttctctttccacagatgctgccagacctgctgagtgaatccagcatttcttgtttttgtctcaataATACTGTATTGTTAGTGGCCTCTGGTAAGTGACCAGACATAATTGGAAGATAATTCCATCTTGATTATAATTCCCATTTTCAaagatatacatatacacacagaaacacagttacagacATGACAGATACAAATCTATTACCAGCAGAGGTCACTGTTCAATTAAAAACAATTCGAGATGCCACTCTAAAAATTCAAGATCCCAAATTCAATCTCCATTAACATTCCAATATGGAGACAATTTCCAAAAATATCCCTTCCATTTGGTTAAGAACacaaaaaaagttaaaaatattgAGAGATTTTGCTTATTGACTTTTCAGCTCCTCCTGACTCCACACCACAGTAAGTAAAACAATTTCAGGACCCAGCCTCCAGTGGTcacttaagtaaaagcaaaatactgcagatgctggaaatcggaaataaaaacaagaaatgctggaaatactcagcaggtctggcagcatctgtggagagagaagcaggacgttaactctgcttctctctccacagatgctgccagacctgctgagtatttccagcatttcttgtttttattccagtggTCACTGGTTTGGCTGCAAATTGCCTGAGACTACTGACTGGAACATTGCATGTTGCAGTTGCCAATGGATTTTGGAAGATGTGTCTTCAAACACCTCGTAATTGCATATGCAAAGCACCTAAAACCCGTTTCAGCCATGGGACCTAGATACCTGTACATGAACCTTTACCAATAAAGCGGGTGGCACATCTCAGGTGCAGAATGTATGCGCTGATGTCATGCTCCATATTAGATGCTTTACACCTGTGAAACAAGTGCAACAACAACAAATTTCTAGGCCATTGTGTGGTTCTGTCATATCCTGActttatttcagaccccctgcatcTTTATTCTTTTTCCCCTTACCATCTTTCCTTTATACTTGTATGAGCTTTATCTGCTGTTTtccattttttcttcttcatcatACCAAAGGGCTTGGTTATTTTTCAGTTTTCAGTTTTGATAAAGTTTATATCCAAAATGTCAATCTGTTTTTTCCTTTTACAGATGCTGACAAATGTGCTATTTATTTGACACATTATCTGTCCTTATTTCTGGTGACTGTTGTTCGGGTTCTCGCCCTCAGATAATTAGTTATGAAGTTCCATTGCTGCAGCATTCAGCAAACTGAAAAACTTTCTACAAGTGAACAGAAGTGAGAACCCAGAAGAGCTCATTTATTATTATCTCTTTTATTGTCACTTTCAGAACATAATGCCTAAAGTCC from Heterodontus francisci isolate sHetFra1 chromosome 3, sHetFra1.hap1, whole genome shotgun sequence includes these protein-coding regions:
- the pkib gene encoding cAMP-dependent protein kinase inhibitor beta, giving the protein MTDVEPVVTDFVSSGRTGRRNALPDILGSPTGANSADLPHKLSELSIRTDEGAEEGAPSETPPKPPECEEKNNAS